Sequence from the uncultured Draconibacterium sp. genome:
GAATAGGAGGAGGTCCTTGTTGTCCTCCACCGCCACCACCCGGAGGCTGTGCGAAAATGACACTACTTGTTCCTATTAAAATCAGCATAATAACTATGCTTACGCTAGAAATTAAATTAATTCTGTTTTCTTGTTTTTCTCTTGTTTCCATATTTTAAAAATTTATTGTTAATAAAGGAACTTATACGATCCGCTCAGAAATGATTCACAACAGATCTTGTAAGTTCGTTTTGTAATTATTTCTAATTCAAAGAAAAGGGAAGAGGAAATGAAATAGAAAAGGAATCTATGGATTGGTAGATTTTATCGACGGATGAGTTTCTGGATATCCTATTGAATTGAAGTTGAAAGGGATTAAATAAAAAAAGCACCTTTAAATCGATGCTTTAGAACTCAAAAATATTTCATTGATATTACTTTAGAAACCGGGTATCTAGAAATTCCTGAAAAGCATCTTTATATTGTTCGCTAATGGGGATATAATCTTTCCCAAAAACAATGCGGTTGCGTTCAATGGTTGTTATTCTATTTAAAGCAACAATAAACGAACGGTGTACACGCATAAAATAATGTGTGGGTAAAAAATCTTCCATTTTTTTTATGCCCATTAAAGCCATTACCGGCTTTTGGTTATCTAAATGAATACGTACATAATCGCGCATACTTTCAATAAATGTAATATCCTTAAAGTCGATGCGAACAATTTTGTATTCCGATTTTATAAACAGATACTGGTCATTTTTTTCAATAGTTTCTACTGATTCTTTTTTTGTAAAAAAACGCTCTTTTGTTTTAGTAACAGCTTTTAAAAAATCAGGATAACCGATAGGTTTTACCAAATAGTCGGCGGCATCGAGCTGAAATCCTTCGTAACCATATTCGCGATAGGCTGTCGTAAAAATAACTTTTGCCTTTGCTGAAGTGGATTTTACAAAATCGAGTCCCGTGAGATCGGGCATATTAATATCCACAAACATTAAGTCCACCTCATTTTCGTTTAGAAAATCCATTGCTTTTAAGGCGCTATTAAAACTTGCAGACAACTCCAAAAATGGTGTTTTTTCTACATAACCGGTTATTTGTCTTAATGCTAAAGGTTCGTCGTCGATGGCAATACAGCGAATCATACAGGAATATTTAAGTTTACTTTGAATATGTTTCTGACATCCTTGCTAATAAGCAGCTCATAATTGTTGTTATAAATCAGGGCAAGTCGTTTTTGTGCATTTTCCAATCCAAGCCCGGAGTTTTTGTCTTTTTCCCGTTTTGAATGATCGGAGTTTTGTATTTCGAAATACATTTTATCTTTTTTGACTATATATTTTATGTGAATGAAAGAC
This genomic interval carries:
- a CDS encoding LytTR family DNA-binding domain-containing protein, whose translation is MIRCIAIDDEPLALRQITGYVEKTPFLELSASFNSALKAMDFLNENEVDLMFVDINMPDLTGLDFVKSTSAKAKVIFTTAYREYGYEGFQLDAADYLVKPIGYPDFLKAVTKTKERFFTKKESVETIEKNDQYLFIKSEYKIVRIDFKDITFIESMRDYVRIHLDNQKPVMALMGIKKMEDFLPTHYFMRVHRSFIVALNRITTIERNRIVFGKDYIPISEQYKDAFQEFLDTRFLK